ATTGGACAAAAAATCAAAAAGAAGAGAACACTAACTATATAAAAAAAGAAGCTTTATACAATAATGATGCTGATAGTATGGAATATAAATTATCAGCTGAAAACCAAAAAGAATTATCTGAGTGGATTGATAGTAAAAAAGCTTATTGGTTTGATTTTAATTTAAATTCTAGTCAAAATAACGTAATCAAAAATAATTTAGTTACTCAATTAAGTGAATTCATATTGATGAAAGGCTTAACTAAATGGCTATTTATGAGTGGGGATCAAAAAGAAATTCTTCTTTCAAAGCAATTGGAGAAGCTAATTTTTCAATCAGAAGAAGTAGTGGATGAAGTGCAACTAGAATTAGTCTACTATGAGGTTAATAAATTATATGGTGATTTTAAACGTCGTATTAAACTAGAAAACTGGGAAAAACTTTTTGAAAATAAAATTATTCGATTGACTAAAGACTATGAAGAGCAACAAGCATTTTTTACTGATTTTTTACTAACGAACTATTATTATTTACCTCAACCCGTTGTTAGTTTTTTATGGAAGACTTTTTACTTAGAAGAATATACAAGTATTTCCATGAAAAGTTACAGTCATGGGGAAATAACTGATAGAATAGAGCAAATAAAAAAATTGCCGAACTTTTCATTTGACCTTCTTATTGATTTAGAAGAAAAAGTTCGACAAAAATTTCTAGAAGCAAGATTAGTTGCTTATTTCTATATAGAAAAGGGGCAATTTGTATTAGGAGAGAGAAAGATTTCAGAAGCACAACGTTACTTTGATTCCGATCCTGAACTTCTTTTAATGAAAACTTATTTTCAGATTAAAGATAGTAAAAATGGATATGTGTGGTTAATAAAATTTATGGCTTATTTACCAACTATTTTAATTTTAAATAAAATTATTAAACTAGATCCAACGAATCCAGTAGCCCGAATTTATCGTGCTTATTTCAAAACTTCTCTTAAATTTACCGTGAATAAAGAAGATCTTACTTATCTAAACGTAGCAGAAGAATGTGACTTTTTTGAAAAAAATTATATTTTAGGTTGGTTAGCAGTTGAAAGACATTCTTATCAAGAAGCATATGATTGGTTGCTAAATCTGGATGATTACCGAGAAGCATATAGTCGAAAAAGAATAACAAAAGCGATTAGAAAATTGAAAAAACAAGAACAGAGCAAAACAAAAAAGAATAGATATAAACAAGAATTACGTTTTTACTCGCTCATTTCTTTTCTGCCTCTTTATTTAAAAAGAAAGCCATTAGTAAAATTAGTGTGCGTGTTTTTATATTTCTATCTGATTGGAGCAGTCGTTTTAACAGGAACATTAGCTAGCTTCTTTCTGTATTGTATTCTCTGTTTACTAGGTATAAGTATGTTCTCATACCCTATCCGCAATCGTTATGTTAGAAGAATGCATGAGTACTATAAACAAAATGCACCCAATTTTTATAAAAATCAATCATAACTAAAAAACGACTTGGCTATTTTTAGTCAAGTCGTTTTTCATTATCTAATTTGACCTTCACCAAAAATAATATATTTTGTTGAAGTAAGTTCTGTTAGTCCCATTGGTCCTCTGGCATGAAGTTTTTGTGTACTGATGCCAATTTCGGCACCAAAACCAAACTCAAAACCGTCTGTAAAGCGTGTCGAAGCATTGATATAAACAGCAGCCGAATCAATTTCACGATGAAATTGTTGACCATGGAAATAGTTATCTGTGACAATCGCTTCTGAATGACCCGTACTATAATGATTAATATGTTGAATCGCTTCATCAAGAGAATCAACTACCTTAACAGCTAAAATAAAATCAGAAAATTCAGTTTCCCAATCACTTTCAGTAGCAGGAATAGCTGTTTCTAAAAGAGCTAATGCTCGTTCATCGGCACGTAATTCGACATTATATTCGACTAAAGCTTTTTCAATCACTGGTAAAAATTCAGCCGCTACAGCTTCATGAATCACCAAAGTTTCCAAAGCGTTACAAACAGAAGGGCGAGTGCATTTTCCATTCACAATAATATCCGTTGCCATTTTTAACTGAGCAGCAGAATCTACATATACATGGCAGTTTCCGGTTCCTGTTTCAATCACAGGAACGGTTGCTGTTTCTAAAACCGTTTGAATTAGACGAGCACCGCCGCGTGGAATTAAGACATCTAGATATCGATTTAGGCGCATCAATTCACGAGCAGTTTCCCTAGAGGTATCTGTCACTAATTGAATTGCTGCTGGTGGGAAAGCAGTAGTTGCTAAAGCATCTTGTAAGATTGTTACTAAGATTTGGTTGGAGTGAATCGCTTCTTTACCACCTCGCAAAATAACAGCATTGCCAGATTTAAAGCAAAGTGCACCAGCATCCGTTGTCACATTAGGACGAGATTCATAAATAATCCCAATCACTCCTAAAGGCACTCTTTGTTGGCCAATCATTAAACCAGCTTCATTTTTCCACATGCCATTAACTTCACCGATTGGATCAGGTAATTCAGCAATTTCTAAAATACCGTCTGCCATGTCTTGAATGCGTTCTTTAGTTAAAAGGAGACGATCAATCATCGGTTCAGGAATCCCATTTGCCTGAGCTTGTTCGATATCCCAATGGTTTGCTGCAATAATTTCAGCGCTATGCGCCAGTAAAGCTGCGCTCATTGTTCTTAAAGCTGCATTTTTTTCTTGTGTACTGGCTTGTGCTTGATAACGAGAAGCTTTTTTAGCTTGCTCTCCAAGCTGAATTAATGTGTCCATTCAATCACTCCTTTTCCTATTTTTCATTCAAAGTTAATCAGGATTTCTTAGCTTTTCTTTTTCAAAAAATGTGTTCCAATGTTTTCACCATGCATAATCTCAAAAATAATAGTCGGTTCAGCACCGTTTGCTAAAATCATTTGGCTATCTTGGTTTAAGACGTGTTCTGCAGCATTTAATTTTGTAATCATTCCGCCTGTTCCGAATTTTGATCCGTTTCCACCAGCAAGTGACAGCAAGTCAGCTGTGATTTCGTTAATCTCAGAAAACAAGCAGGCATCTTGATGGACAGTCGGGTTCTTATCGTAAAAACCATCTATATCGGATAACATAATCAATAAATCAGCTTGTGTTAACTCGGTTACTAATGCTGAAAGGCTATCATTGTCACCAAATTTTGTTTGATGCTCTAACTCATCTACTGCAACCGTATCATTCTCATTAACAATCGGAATAATATCCATTGCTAGTAATTGATTAAAGGTATTGGTAACATTGGTACGACTTTCTGGAAATTCAATGACATCTCGCGTCAGCAATACTTGCCCGACAACTTGGCTGTAATTATTAAAAAAGTTACTATAGAGACTCATTAATTCACTTTGCCCAAC
This Carnobacterium maltaromaticum DSM 20342 DNA region includes the following protein-coding sequences:
- a CDS encoding glutamate-5-semialdehyde dehydrogenase → MDTLIQLGEQAKKASRYQAQASTQEKNAALRTMSAALLAHSAEIIAANHWDIEQAQANGIPEPMIDRLLLTKERIQDMADGILEIAELPDPIGEVNGMWKNEAGLMIGQQRVPLGVIGIIYESRPNVTTDAGALCFKSGNAVILRGGKEAIHSNQILVTILQDALATTAFPPAAIQLVTDTSRETARELMRLNRYLDVLIPRGGARLIQTVLETATVPVIETGTGNCHVYVDSAAQLKMATDIIVNGKCTRPSVCNALETLVIHEAVAAEFLPVIEKALVEYNVELRADERALALLETAIPATESDWETEFSDFILAVKVVDSLDEAIQHINHYSTGHSEAIVTDNYFHGQQFHREIDSAAVYINASTRFTDGFEFGFGAEIGISTQKLHARGPMGLTELTSTKYIIFGEGQIR
- the proB gene encoding glutamate 5-kinase gives rise to the protein MVELSRAHLNTLKRIVIKVGTSTLMYPTGAINLQRIEKLAFVLTDLKNQGKEVILVSSGAIGVGCHRLKLTERPTTIPQQQAVAAVGQSELMSLYSNFFNNYSQVVGQVLLTRDVIEFPESRTNVTNTFNQLLAMDIIPIVNENDTVAVDELEHQTKFGDNDSLSALVTELTQADLLIMLSDIDGFYDKNPTVHQDACLFSEINEITADLLSLAGGNGSKFGTGGMITKLNAAEHVLNQDSQMILANGAEPTIIFEIMHGENIGTHFLKKKS